The following coding sequences are from one Petrotoga sibirica DSM 13575 window:
- a CDS encoding RNA polymerase sigma factor: MTEEKFVEDLKKNNPDSFKKLYEEYAPKIYGVLINYVNHDEIEDALQEVFLRIIKGINGFKGRSKLSTWIYRIAVNVGKNYTRKYQRSKETSVDFEDETDQNHNIQAISNTNVKNEVLEELDYQMILNIMEKLNEEERLLIKLRDIDGMSYNEIAEIMEIPLGTVKSKLHYTRKKLRQLIEEAKFV, encoded by the coding sequence TTGACAGAGGAAAAATTCGTAGAAGACCTTAAAAAAAATAATCCCGATTCGTTTAAAAAATTATACGAAGAGTATGCACCAAAAATTTACGGGGTTTTAATTAATTACGTTAACCATGATGAAATAGAAGATGCCCTTCAAGAAGTGTTTCTACGAATTATTAAAGGGATAAATGGATTTAAAGGCCGTTCCAAGTTATCTACTTGGATTTATAGAATAGCTGTCAATGTTGGTAAAAATTATACTCGCAAATATCAACGAAGCAAAGAAACTTCTGTGGATTTTGAAGATGAAACGGATCAAAATCATAATATCCAAGCAATTTCCAATACCAATGTAAAAAATGAAGTACTAGAAGAGCTTGATTACCAAATGATTTTAAACATAATGGAAAAACTTAACGAGGAGGAAAGACTACTGATTAAGTTAAGAGATATCGATGGTATGAGTTACAATGAAATTGCCGAGATAATGGAAATCCCTTTAGGGACTGTAAAAAGTAAGCTACATTATACGAGAAAAAAATTGAGACAATTGATAGAGGAGGCTAAGTTCGTATGA
- a CDS encoding Glu/Leu/Phe/Val family dehydrogenase, whose translation MEETKKVSLYDNAVKQFDRAARIMELDRNLREVLIKPKRELTVNFPVRMDDGSIKVFTGYRVQHNVSRGPAKGGIRYHPDVTLDEVKALAFWMTWKSAVVDIPYGGAKGGVTVDPLKLSDSELEKLSRRFFSEIQIIIGEEKDIPAPDVNTDGQIMSWWMDTYSMNIGHTTLGIVTGKPLEIGGSEGRTEATGRGVNICTEEAVKYLREKGKLNKKDEEITVAIQGFGNVGSYLALTLTEETKFKLVAISDYSGGFYKESGFTAEEIRKLMDRTRGRKALLLDVNEEGYKEITNEELLKLDVDVLAPCALENAVNEDNADDIRAKLIVEGANGPLTPEADDILLSKNVLIVPDFLANAGGVTVSYFEWVQGLQWNFWELEDIRKALHKKMKNAFCDVIQTMEKYEIDMRTAAYVRAIERVANATKLRGIYP comes from the coding sequence ATGGAAGAAACAAAAAAGGTAAGCTTGTACGATAACGCGGTTAAGCAATTCGACAGAGCTGCTAGAATCATGGAATTAGACAGAAATTTAAGAGAAGTATTAATCAAACCTAAGAGAGAACTCACAGTTAATTTCCCGGTGCGTATGGATGATGGGTCAATCAAGGTTTTTACTGGTTATAGGGTACAACACAATGTTTCTAGGGGTCCAGCAAAAGGTGGAATCAGGTACCATCCAGATGTCACATTAGATGAAGTTAAAGCGTTGGCTTTTTGGATGACGTGGAAGTCTGCTGTAGTAGATATACCCTATGGTGGGGCTAAAGGCGGCGTTACAGTGGATCCGCTTAAACTTTCAGATTCAGAATTAGAGAAATTGTCCAGAAGGTTTTTCTCTGAAATTCAAATCATAATAGGTGAAGAGAAAGATATCCCCGCCCCAGATGTAAACACTGATGGTCAAATAATGTCTTGGTGGATGGATACGTATTCGATGAATATCGGACATACTACTTTAGGTATAGTCACAGGTAAGCCTTTAGAGATTGGAGGTTCTGAAGGAAGAACAGAAGCAACGGGAAGAGGAGTAAATATATGTACTGAGGAAGCTGTAAAGTATTTGAGAGAGAAAGGAAAGCTAAATAAAAAAGATGAAGAAATAACCGTTGCTATTCAAGGTTTCGGTAACGTGGGTTCTTACTTAGCTTTGACCCTTACAGAAGAAACTAAATTTAAGCTAGTCGCAATATCTGATTATAGCGGTGGTTTTTATAAAGAGTCTGGTTTCACAGCAGAAGAGATTCGTAAGTTAATGGATAGAACTAGAGGTAGAAAAGCATTGTTATTGGATGTTAACGAAGAAGGTTATAAAGAGATAACCAACGAAGAATTGTTGAAGCTAGATGTAGATGTTTTGGCCCCTTGTGCTTTAGAGAATGCAGTAAATGAAGATAATGCAGATGATATAAGAGCAAAACTTATTGTAGAAGGAGCCAACGGTCCATTAACCCCAGAAGCAGACGACATCTTGTTGTCCAAAAATGTCCTTATAGTACCGGATTTCTTGGCAAATGCTGGTGGAGTGACGGTTTCGTACTTTGAGTGGGTGCAAGGACTTCAGTGGAATTTTTGGGAACTTGAAGATATCAGAAAGGCCCTTCATAAAAAGATGAAGAATGCATTTTGTGATGTTATTCAAACGATGGAAAAGTATGAAATTGATATGAGAACAGCTGCTTATGTGAGAGCCATTGAACGTGTGGCAAACGCTACAAAGTTAAGAGGAATCTATCCCTGA
- a CDS encoding PLP-dependent aminotransferase family protein — protein sequence MENIYSNRMKNVPRSFIREILKVIDDPEIISFAGGLPNADLFPIEEIKTAAVYQFDNHGKEILQYSTTEGYPPLREFIANRYNEKKGLNITKDDVLITHGSQQALDLLGKLFLNEDDFIAIEEPGYLGAIQALSVYTKNFKPVKLCPEGLDLVELKDVLEEFSPKLLYTVPNFQNPSGITYTNKNREKIAEILKNHNIYLIEDDPYGELRFEGEDNVSFKKLIPEQTILLGSFSKIVAPGFRLGWVVAPEDVLENLVTAKQGADLHSNYVGQRILYQFLKENDLDKHIINIKMRYGSQKNSMIKSIKKYFPKNVEYTDPQGGMFLWITLPNNISALQLFDKAIEKKVAFVPGDPFYIDKKNVNTLRLNYSCANEKSIEEGIKRLTSAIQELII from the coding sequence ATGGAAAATATATACTCTAATCGTATGAAAAACGTACCACGTTCTTTTATAAGAGAGATACTTAAGGTAATAGATGATCCGGAAATAATTTCATTCGCCGGCGGTTTACCGAACGCCGATTTATTTCCAATAGAAGAGATAAAAACTGCAGCTGTTTATCAGTTTGATAATCACGGTAAAGAGATACTACAGTACAGTACCACAGAAGGATACCCACCTTTAAGAGAATTTATTGCCAATAGATACAATGAAAAGAAAGGTTTAAACATAACAAAAGACGATGTTTTAATAACTCATGGATCTCAACAAGCCCTTGACTTACTTGGAAAATTATTTTTGAACGAAGATGATTTTATTGCAATTGAAGAACCTGGCTATTTAGGAGCTATACAGGCATTATCGGTATACACCAAGAATTTTAAACCAGTTAAACTATGTCCAGAAGGACTCGATTTAGTGGAATTAAAAGATGTTTTGGAAGAGTTTTCACCAAAATTACTGTACACCGTCCCAAATTTTCAAAATCCTTCGGGAATCACTTATACAAATAAAAATAGAGAAAAGATAGCTGAAATATTGAAAAATCACAATATTTACCTTATCGAAGATGACCCATATGGAGAGTTAAGATTTGAAGGAGAAGATAATGTTTCATTCAAAAAATTGATACCTGAACAAACGATACTTTTAGGATCATTTTCAAAAATTGTTGCCCCAGGATTTAGACTAGGCTGGGTGGTGGCTCCTGAAGATGTGTTGGAGAATCTTGTAACCGCTAAGCAAGGTGCTGATCTTCATTCTAATTACGTAGGGCAAAGAATACTATACCAGTTCTTGAAAGAGAACGACCTAGACAAACATATAATAAACATAAAAATGAGGTATGGCAGTCAAAAAAATTCCATGATAAAAAGTATCAAAAAATATTTCCCCAAAAACGTAGAGTATACAGATCCACAAGGTGGAATGTTTCTATGGATAACTTTACCAAACAACATTTCTGCTCTTCAGTTGTTTGACAAAGCTATTGAAAAAAAGGTTGCCTTCGTCCCCGGAGACCCTTTTTACATTGATAAAAAAAATGTAAATACCTTGAGATTAAATTATTCCTGTGCAAATGAAAAAAGCATCGAAGAGGGTATAAAAAGGTTAACCTCTGCAATACAGGAGTTAATTATTTAA
- the cimA gene encoding citramalate synthase, with translation MEEPKLFDTTLRDGTQGENVSLTVEDKLKIAKKLDEYGIDYIEGGWPGSNPKDEEFFKKVQNISFKNSEIVAFSSTKRYGTKAEDDPNILKLVSSGAKIVTIFAKSWDFHVSQALGISLDDNLKLIEDTITFLKREGLEVFFDAEHFFDGFNHNQKYAIKTLEVAQNSGASIAVLCDTNGGQTPSKVKEAIETVKEKIKIPLGIHAHNDSGFAVANSLTAIEEGIEQIQGTVGGLGERCGNADLCIIIPNLKFKYGFKLPKINVEKTTSLYNYVTEIANLTPDNRKPYVGRSAFTHKGGVHVSAILKNPHTYEHISPEWVGNTRRILVSELSGKSNLKSKLEELGFDITQFSEEQFKKLTSKIKEYEHDGYQFEGADASLKLLVLREFFDYAPNFQVENFNILHYNFIEGTGTEAIVKLKINGETVHAVAEGDGPVNALDMALRKALQNFFPSLKNMKLIDYKVRVLDSTSGTAAKVRVLIETSDTDKTWTTVGVSTNIIQASWKALLDSVEYGLFVDNFSPVKEH, from the coding sequence TTGGAAGAACCTAAATTATTTGATACCACTTTAAGAGATGGAACCCAGGGTGAGAATGTTTCTCTAACTGTGGAAGATAAATTAAAAATAGCTAAAAAACTAGATGAGTACGGAATAGACTACATCGAAGGTGGTTGGCCAGGGTCTAATCCTAAAGATGAAGAATTCTTTAAAAAAGTTCAAAATATATCATTTAAAAATAGTGAAATAGTTGCCTTTAGTTCTACAAAAAGGTATGGAACAAAGGCAGAAGATGATCCAAATATATTAAAATTGGTTTCTTCTGGGGCAAAAATAGTTACTATATTTGCAAAAAGTTGGGATTTCCATGTTTCTCAAGCATTGGGCATTTCTCTTGATGATAACCTAAAACTTATAGAAGATACGATAACTTTCTTAAAACGAGAAGGGTTAGAGGTATTTTTCGATGCCGAACACTTTTTTGATGGTTTTAACCATAATCAAAAATATGCCATTAAAACCTTAGAAGTTGCACAAAACTCTGGTGCTTCAATTGCTGTTTTGTGTGACACAAACGGAGGGCAAACACCTTCAAAGGTCAAAGAAGCAATAGAAACGGTAAAAGAAAAAATAAAAATACCTTTAGGCATTCATGCTCACAATGATTCCGGTTTTGCTGTAGCCAATTCTCTTACAGCTATTGAAGAGGGAATTGAACAAATACAAGGAACGGTGGGAGGTCTGGGGGAAAGATGCGGTAATGCAGATCTTTGTATTATAATACCTAACTTGAAGTTTAAATACGGGTTTAAATTACCAAAAATAAATGTAGAAAAAACAACCTCACTTTATAATTACGTAACTGAAATTGCTAATTTAACTCCTGACAACAGGAAACCTTATGTAGGAAGAAGCGCCTTCACACATAAAGGGGGTGTCCATGTTAGCGCCATTCTTAAAAATCCTCACACTTATGAACACATATCTCCAGAATGGGTGGGAAACACTAGAAGAATATTAGTTTCAGAGTTATCAGGAAAAAGTAATTTAAAATCAAAACTAGAAGAATTAGGCTTTGATATTACTCAATTTTCTGAAGAACAGTTCAAAAAGTTAACATCAAAGATAAAGGAATATGAGCATGATGGATATCAATTTGAAGGTGCTGACGCTTCTTTAAAACTCTTAGTATTAAGAGAATTTTTTGACTATGCCCCAAATTTTCAAGTGGAGAATTTCAACATTCTTCATTACAATTTTATCGAAGGCACAGGAACAGAAGCGATTGTCAAATTAAAAATAAATGGTGAAACGGTCCATGCCGTTGCTGAAGGCGACGGCCCTGTTAATGCTTTAGATATGGCGTTAAGAAAAGCCTTGCAAAACTTTTTCCCTTCACTGAAGAACATGAAATTGATAGATTACAAAGTAAGGGTGTTAGACAGTACTTCTGGAACTGCCGCGAAGGTGCGGGTCTTAATAGAAACTTCAGACACCGATAAAACTTGGACTACTGTGGGTGTTTCAACTAACATAATTCAGGCGAGTTGGAAAGCTTTGTTAGACAGTGTAGAATATGGATTGTTTGTAGATAATTTTTCACCCGTTAAAGAACATTAA